A stretch of the Notamacropus eugenii isolate mMacEug1 chromosome 2, mMacEug1.pri_v2, whole genome shotgun sequence genome encodes the following:
- the LOC140523314 gene encoding olfactory receptor 9Q2-like — translation MAGKNQTILTEFFFITFTEHLELRLPLFSFFLGLYVITLLGNSGMVILICTDSRLSTPMYFFLSHLASVDICYSSVTTPQVLAILFEQGLVVSYECCAAQFFFFTLLGATDCYLLAAMAYDRYVAVCRPLLYVTIMTKKTCVSLVAAAYVAGLSAAIIRTAAAFTLSFCGDNKIDFVFCDLPPLLKLACVDSYTQEMVIVVSAIFVIPACMVVILVSYLFIIGAIVRIPSAGGRAKTFSTCISHIMAVSLFFGTLIFMYMRWNDGNYLQEDRIVSVMYTMIIPMLNPLIYSLRNREVKESMRKALKSIKVLRSELG, via the coding sequence ATGGCTGGGAAGAATCAGACCATCTTGACTGAGTTTTTCTTTATCACATTCACTGAGCATCTAGAGTTGAggcttcctcttttctcatttttccttggTCTCTATGTTATCACCTTGCTGGGGAATTCAGGAATGGTCATCCTGATCTGCACAGACTCGCGGCTCAGCACCCCCATGTACTTTTTTCTGAGCCACCTTGCTTCTGTGGACATCTGCTACTCCTCAGTCACCACCCCTCAGGTGCTGGCCATCCTGTTTGAGCAGGGGCTGGTTGTCTCCTATGAATGCTGTGCTgcacaatttttcttctttacccTCTTAGGTGCCACTGACTGTTACCTCCTGGCTGCCATGGCTTATGACCGGTATGTGGCTGTGTGCCGGCCCCTTCTATATGTGACTATCATGACCAAGAAGACTTGTGTGTCTCTAGTAGCTGCAGCTTATGTTGCTGGCCTGTCTGCTGCCATAATCCGCACTGCAGCTGCCTTCACTCTCTCCTTCTGTGGTGACAACAAGATTGATTTTGTCTTTTGTGACCTTCCACCCCTACTGAAGCTTGCCTGTGTGGACAGCTACACCCAGGAGATGGTGATTGTTGTGTCTGCCATTTTTGTGATTCCTGCTTGTATGGTGGTAATCCTGGTCTCCTACTTATTTATCATTGGGGCCATTGTGCGCATCCCCTCagctgggggcagagccaaaaccTTCTCCACATGCATCTCCCATATCATGgcagtttctcttttctttggcaCACTCATTTTCATGTACATGCGGTGGAATGATGGAAATTATCTTCAAGAGGACCGGATAGTGTCTGTGATGTACACAATGATCATCCCTATGCTGAACCCCCTCATCTACAGCTTGAGGAACAGGGAAGTGAAGGAATCCATGAGAAAAGCCTTGAAGAGTATAAAGGTCTTAAGGAGTGAGCTAGGTTGA
- the LOC140523312 gene encoding olfactory receptor 9I1-like: MEENGTLVKEFILIGFTVGARVQILLFFTFLTLYLITIGGNLGMIFLIQNDTRLQTPMYFFLSHLSFLDVCYSSVIIPQMLETLKTGGTPITYECCATQFFFFTLYASTECFLLAVMAYDRYVAVCNPLLYVTAMTPQTRFGLVMGAYSGAMVNTVIRTGLTFSLSFCKSNQVDFFFCDLPPLLKLSCMETAPQEVTIFIFAFAVIITSISIILISYLYIIKAILCIPSAGGRAKTFSTCASHMTAVALFFGTLIFMYLRSNRGNTLEEDKIVSVFYTVAIPLLNPIIYSLRNKEVKEALKKLFNRMKISQAM; the protein is encoded by the coding sequence ATGGAGGAGAATGGCACCTTGGTGAAGGAATTTATCCTAATAGGGTTCACTGTGGGGGCTAGGGTACAGATACTTTTATTCTTCACCTTTCTGACTCTCTACCTCATCACCATAGGTGGCAATCTGGGCATGATCTTTCTAATCCAGAATGACACTCGTCTCCAGactcccatgtacttcttcctcagCCACCTGTCCTTCTTGGATGTGTGCTATTCCTCTGTCATTATCCCCCAGATGCTTGAGACCCTGAAGACTGGTGGGACCCCAATCACCTATGAGTGCTGTGCCACCCAATTCTTCTTCTTTACGCTTTATGCCAGCACTGAGTGCTTCTTGCTGGCTGTGATGGCCTATGACCGCTACGTGGCAGTATGTAACCCCCTCCTCTATGTCACAGCCATGACTCCACAAACTCGATTTGGACTGGTGATGGGGGCCTATTCTGGGGCCATGGTCAACACAGTGATCCGTACAggtctcactttctctctctctttctgtaaaTCCAATCAGGTGGACTTCTTTTTCTGTGACTTACCCCCACTGCTGAAGCTCTCATGCATGGAAACTGCACCCCAGGAGGTGACTATTTTCATCTTTGCTTTTGCAGTGATCATTACTAGTATAAGTATCATTCTCATCTCCTACTTGTACATCATCAAGGCTATACTCTGCATTCCCTCTGCTGGTGGGAGGGCCAAGACATTCTCCACCTGTGCCTCCCATATGACTGCAGTGGCACTCTTCTTTGGGACCCTCATTTTCATGTATCTACGGAGTAACAGGGGCAACACACTGGAGGAGGATAAGATCGTGTCTGTGTTCTACACAGTGGCCATCCCTTTGCTGAACCCCATTATCTACAGCCTAAGGAACAAGGAGGTGAAGGAGGCTCTGAAAAAGCTATTCAACAGAATGAAAATCTCCCAAGCAATGTGA
- the LOC140523313 gene encoding olfactory receptor 9Q1-like — translation MAIGNGTIVKEFILLGFTNHPELEFLLLLVFLVFYLLMLLGNLGMITLIWTNPGLHTPMYFLLRHLAFLDVCFSTTVLPQLLVTLASGRAVVSYEQCATQFFMFTFFGSSDCYLLALMAYDRYVAVCQPLFYVTIMTPKTRLKMLTGAYVGGLANAILRTSCTFSLFFCGENQIDFIFCDLPPLLELSCGDTFLQELLILIFACFVILVSLTMILVSYLFIIRAILQIHSAGGRAKTFSTCASHMAAVGVFFGTLAFMYVGNKSGKSLQEDKVVSVFYTAVIPMLNPLIYSLRNKEVKEALKKTFSRLKLP, via the coding sequence ATGGCTATTGGAAATGGCACCATTGTAAAAGAGTTCATCCTGCTTGGCTTCACCAACCACCCTGAGCTGGAGTTTCTTCTGCTTTTAGTGTTTCTGGTTTTTTACCTCCTGATGCTGCTGGGTAACCTGGGCATGATCACCCTAATCTGGACTAATCCTGGACTCCACACGCCTATGTACTTCCTGCTCCGACACCTGGCTTTCCTAGATGTCTGTTTCTCTACCACAGTGTTACCTCAGCTCCTGGTGACCTTGGCCTCTGGCAGAGCTGTGGTCTCTTATGAACAATGTGCTACCCAGTTTTTCATGTTTACTTTCTTTGGCTCCAGTGATTGCTACCTTCTGGCTCTCATGGCATATGACCGCTATGTGGCTGTGTGTCAGCCTCTGTTCTATGTCACCATCATGACACCCAAGACAAGGCTGAAGATGTTAACTGGGGCCTACGTTGGGGGCTTGGCTAATGCTATTCTAAGGACCAGCTGCACATTCTCACTCTTCTTCTGTGGTGAAAACCAGATTGACTTTATTTTCTGTGACCTCCCACCCCTGCTAGAGCTGTCCTGTGGGGATACTTTCCTACAGGAACTGTTGATTCTGATATTTGCTTGTTTTGTGATCCTGGTCAGCCTGACCATGATCCTGGTATCCTATCTGTTTATCATCAGAGCCATACTACAGATCCACTCTGCTGGTGGGAGGGCCAAGACTTTTTCCACTTGTGCCTCCCACATGGCTGCTGTTGGGGTCTTCTTTGGAACCCTTGCATTCATGTATGTAGGCAACAAGTCAGGAAAATCCCTACAAGAGGACAAGGTGGTGTCCGTGTTCTACACCGCAGTGATCCCTATGCTGAACCCTCTCATCTACAGCCTGAGGAACAAGGAGGTGAAGGAGGCCCTGAAGAAAACTTTTAGTAGACTTAAATTACCTTAA